From Paenibacillus sp. V4I7, one genomic window encodes:
- a CDS encoding ABC transporter substrate-binding protein, translating into MAYTKKLATLSLASLFVMGTVLTACGTKDASPTPGASTAPQANASATSSNGMDTSKEVKLKMVLLGSKPKAFDEVYGEVNKLMKQKINATLDVSFLDWGEYQQKYPLMFAANEDFDLVFSATWSYYAQQATKNGFMELTEDMIKKFAPKTWAEQPKVAWEQAKINGKIYMVPQNNFEYSYHMVGIRGDLRQKHNLPELKTYADYVTYLKTVAEKEKDFKPSIGVSEFNAVELVQPNEWNFVVPQMPVVYKVTDGSGKLFNFVDTPEFATFSKKMYDTQKTGAWSRDAIANKVDKTQAFKDGKLASVEWNLGTLLRAKSEMQTTHPDWKVELYDLSADKKRLSNPFINNGMSIHAGSKNYERGLMAIDLLRYDPEIHDLTNYGIKGKHYEAVGNDQFKPLPASADFPPGGTCPWGWNSMHERLDSTVAAETQKFTENWKKTVTVNHPLETYTFDDSKVKNEVAAVSNVMDTYGKPLFYGLVDPNDEKHGLKVFNDKLKQAGIDKVVAEMQNQANPLIAKK; encoded by the coding sequence ATGGCATACACCAAGAAATTAGCGACACTCAGTCTAGCATCACTTTTCGTGATGGGTACTGTTCTTACTGCTTGTGGCACGAAGGATGCATCACCGACACCAGGTGCTTCTACGGCACCTCAAGCAAACGCTTCCGCGACTTCAAGTAATGGGATGGATACAAGTAAAGAAGTAAAGCTGAAAATGGTTTTGCTTGGTTCCAAGCCAAAAGCTTTTGATGAGGTTTATGGTGAAGTCAATAAATTGATGAAGCAAAAGATTAACGCAACGCTGGATGTTAGCTTCCTCGATTGGGGCGAGTATCAACAGAAATATCCGCTTATGTTTGCAGCTAACGAGGATTTCGATCTTGTGTTCTCGGCCACTTGGTCCTACTACGCTCAGCAAGCTACGAAAAACGGCTTCATGGAATTGACAGAGGACATGATTAAAAAGTTTGCCCCGAAAACATGGGCAGAACAGCCCAAAGTAGCTTGGGAGCAAGCGAAGATCAACGGTAAAATTTATATGGTTCCACAAAATAATTTTGAGTATAGCTACCATATGGTCGGTATCCGTGGAGACTTGCGTCAAAAGCACAATTTGCCGGAGCTGAAGACGTACGCTGACTATGTGACTTATTTGAAAACGGTTGCTGAGAAAGAGAAGGATTTCAAACCGAGTATCGGTGTTAGTGAATTTAATGCTGTTGAATTGGTTCAACCGAATGAGTGGAACTTCGTAGTCCCTCAGATGCCTGTCGTTTATAAAGTAACGGATGGTTCTGGCAAATTATTCAACTTTGTCGATACGCCGGAGTTTGCAACTTTCTCTAAGAAAATGTATGACACCCAAAAAACAGGTGCTTGGTCCAGAGATGCGATTGCCAACAAAGTTGACAAAACACAAGCGTTCAAAGACGGCAAGCTAGCTTCCGTAGAGTGGAACTTAGGTACTTTACTGCGTGCAAAATCCGAGATGCAAACTACGCATCCAGATTGGAAAGTAGAACTTTATGATTTGAGCGCAGATAAAAAACGTCTATCCAATCCATTTATCAACAATGGGATGTCCATTCATGCAGGGTCGAAAAACTACGAACGTGGTTTGATGGCGATTGACTTACTTCGTTATGATCCGGAAATTCATGACCTGACGAACTATGGGATTAAAGGCAAGCACTACGAGGCTGTAGGAAACGATCAGTTCAAACCGCTTCCTGCTTCTGCTGATTTCCCTCCGGGCGGTACGTGTCCATGGGGTTGGAACTCCATGCATGAGCGTTTGGATTCCACGGTTGCTGCTGAAACGCAAAAGTTTACAGAAAATTGGAAGAAAACTGTAACGGTCAACCATCCATTAGAAACGTATACATTTGATGATTCCAAAGTGAAAAATGAAGTTGCCGCGGTAAGCAACGTGATGGATACTTACGGTAAGCCGCTCTTCTACGGTTTGGTTGATCCTAACGATGAAAAGCATGGTCTGAAAGTGTTCAATGATAAGTTGAAGCAAGCCGGCATCGATAAAGTCGTTGCTGAAATGCAGAATCAAGCAAATCCGTTGATTGCGAAAAAATAA